A DNA window from Akkermansiaceae bacterium contains the following coding sequences:
- a CDS encoding DEAD/DEAH box helicase → MPAATPRYQPGSLVTVRARDWVVQPSDDPELLILRPLGGSEEETTGIYLPLAEGPDHPTDAVFQSPTSADLGNFAHARLLNDAARLSFRNGAGPFRCLAKLSFRPRNYQMVPLVMALRQERVRLLVADDVGVGKTIEALLILKEMLERRTVRRFAIICLPHLCDQWQQEIRDKVGIDAVVIRSNTQARLDREIHGDSSVYDYYPYQIISVDYIKSDHRRAVFLAEAPELVICDEAHACARPQGAAASQQQRHALLRALADKPDQHLVLLTATPHSGKREEFGSLIGLLDRQFENIDVAHADQKRRRELARHFIQRRRADVEKWLGETTPFPKRDPGEFDYDLSPRYAVLFDKCLDFARKLVAGDSDARHQRVHYWTALGLLRGIMSSPAAGIAMLQNRRDRLGGDLDDADLDQARDRVHDSPDGLDSDLAPTELVETTDWSEYQQKRMREFEKELSELGGAEHDQKLEATRLIVEDWLKQGYHPVLFCRYIPTADYLGTHLRALLAKDFPKIDVQVVTSEDPDDLRRERIEAMAGSKHRVLIATDCLSEGINLHSLFTAVLHYDLPWNPNRLEQREGRVDRFGQTAKEVKAYLLFSKDNPVDGVVLDVILRKVREIKRATGINVPFPEDSKGVIDAITQSLLLNPDRKISARRQDDQIEFSFEEFDEAKKLDLEVSDKFERSKQLVETSRSIFAQNAIKPDEIEQDLEEAGKAIGNPADVETFVTQSLRSLFGVQIDATKDGYRLYTANLPPAARSLLPAEPELLVSFISPTPEGHRYLGRNHPFVEQLCQLVLARSITREPGGASRAAVLRTPAVDTATTIILFRCRNVIEEKTSGNGHQLVAEEMLLWGWRGDPGDSSFLSSEEANALLVSATAGGDLASERKARLIEERLEVLPGLRKDFDSLAESRSQHLVEAHERFSALVNKRRYGVVYPVLPMDTLGVYVLLPA, encoded by the coding sequence ATGCCTGCCGCCACCCCACGCTACCAGCCAGGATCCCTCGTCACCGTCCGCGCCCGGGATTGGGTCGTCCAACCTTCCGATGACCCGGAACTGCTGATCCTTAGACCCCTGGGTGGCTCGGAGGAGGAAACCACCGGCATCTATCTACCTCTCGCTGAAGGTCCTGACCACCCCACCGACGCGGTATTCCAGTCTCCTACCTCCGCGGATCTAGGTAACTTCGCGCATGCCCGCCTGCTCAATGACGCCGCCCGCCTCTCGTTCCGCAATGGCGCCGGCCCCTTCCGCTGCTTGGCAAAGCTGTCGTTCCGGCCCCGGAACTACCAGATGGTGCCGCTCGTCATGGCGCTTCGGCAGGAACGGGTCCGCCTCTTGGTGGCGGACGATGTGGGTGTTGGTAAGACGATCGAGGCGCTCCTTATTCTGAAGGAAATGCTAGAACGGCGCACCGTCCGCCGCTTCGCGATCATCTGCTTACCTCACCTCTGTGACCAATGGCAGCAGGAGATCCGGGACAAGGTCGGCATCGACGCCGTGGTGATCCGTTCCAACACCCAGGCCCGCCTAGACCGCGAGATCCACGGCGACAGCTCGGTTTACGATTACTACCCCTACCAGATCATCTCGGTGGACTACATCAAGTCGGACCACCGCCGAGCCGTCTTCCTCGCCGAGGCTCCCGAACTGGTGATCTGCGACGAAGCTCATGCCTGCGCCCGGCCACAGGGTGCGGCGGCGTCCCAGCAACAACGTCATGCCCTGCTGCGGGCGCTCGCCGACAAGCCCGACCAGCACCTCGTCCTCCTCACTGCCACCCCGCACTCCGGCAAGCGCGAAGAGTTCGGCTCCCTGATCGGCTTGCTCGACCGCCAGTTCGAGAATATTGACGTCGCCCACGCCGACCAGAAGCGGCGCCGCGAGCTAGCCCGCCATTTCATTCAGCGCCGCCGCGCCGACGTCGAGAAGTGGCTCGGAGAAACCACCCCCTTCCCGAAACGCGATCCCGGCGAGTTCGACTACGATCTCTCCCCGCGCTACGCCGTGCTTTTCGACAAGTGCCTTGATTTCGCCCGCAAGCTCGTGGCCGGCGATAGCGACGCCCGCCACCAGCGTGTCCATTATTGGACCGCTCTAGGCCTCTTGCGCGGCATCATGTCGAGCCCGGCGGCGGGCATTGCCATGCTCCAGAACCGCCGCGACCGACTTGGTGGCGACTTGGACGATGCCGACCTCGATCAGGCCCGCGACCGTGTCCACGACAGCCCCGACGGCCTCGACTCCGACCTCGCTCCCACCGAACTCGTCGAGACTACCGATTGGTCCGAGTATCAGCAGAAGCGGATGCGCGAGTTCGAAAAGGAGCTCTCCGAACTTGGGGGAGCCGAGCACGACCAGAAGCTCGAGGCCACCCGCCTCATCGTCGAAGACTGGCTCAAGCAGGGCTACCACCCTGTGCTCTTCTGCCGCTACATCCCCACTGCCGACTACCTCGGCACCCACCTCCGCGCCCTGCTCGCCAAGGACTTCCCGAAGATCGACGTGCAGGTCGTCACTTCCGAGGATCCAGACGACCTCCGCCGCGAGCGGATCGAGGCCATGGCCGGGTCGAAGCACCGCGTCCTGATTGCGACCGACTGCCTTTCCGAGGGCATCAACCTCCACTCGCTGTTCACCGCGGTCCTCCACTACGACCTGCCGTGGAATCCCAACCGGCTCGAACAGCGGGAAGGTCGCGTAGACCGCTTCGGCCAGACGGCCAAAGAGGTGAAGGCCTACCTACTCTTCTCCAAGGACAACCCGGTGGACGGCGTGGTGCTCGACGTGATCCTGCGCAAGGTCCGCGAAATCAAGCGGGCCACTGGCATCAACGTCCCTTTCCCCGAGGACAGCAAAGGCGTCATTGACGCCATCACTCAGTCCTTGCTCCTCAACCCCGACAGGAAGATCTCGGCCAGGCGCCAGGACGACCAGATCGAGTTCTCCTTCGAGGAGTTCGACGAAGCGAAGAAGCTCGATCTCGAAGTCTCCGACAAGTTCGAGCGCTCCAAGCAGCTCGTGGAAACGTCCCGCTCCATCTTCGCCCAGAACGCGATCAAGCCGGATGAGATCGAACAGGATCTCGAGGAGGCAGGCAAAGCGATCGGGAATCCCGCGGACGTGGAAACGTTCGTTACTCAATCGCTGCGCTCGTTATTCGGCGTTCAGATCGACGCGACCAAGGACGGCTACCGGCTCTACACGGCCAACCTCCCTCCGGCTGCTCGAAGCCTGCTTCCGGCCGAGCCCGAACTTCTCGTCTCATTCATCTCTCCCACCCCGGAGGGCCATCGCTACCTCGGCCGCAACCACCCCTTCGTCGAGCAGCTCTGCCAGCTTGTCCTCGCCCGCAGCATCACCCGCGAACCGGGTGGGGCCTCACGCGCCGCCGTACTGCGCACCCCCGCTGTCGACACGGCGACCACCATCATCCTGTTCCGCTGCCGCAACGTGATCGAGGAGAAGACCAGCGGCAACGGCCACCAACTCGTCGCCGAGGAGATGCTCCTCTGGGGCTGGCGCGGGGACCCGGGCGACAGTTCGTTCCTCAGCTCCGAGGAGGCCAATGCGCTGCTCGTATCCGCCACCGCAGGTGGCGACCTAGCCTCCGAGCGCAAGGCCCGCCTGATCGAGGAGCGTCTCGAGGTCCTCCCGGGCCTTCGCAAGGACTTCGATTCCTTGGCCGAAAGCCGGTCCCAGCACCTTGTCGAAGCCCACGAGCGGTTTTCCGCCCTCGTCAACAAGCGCCGCTATGGAGTCGTCTATCCGGTTCTCCCCATGGATACCCTCGGCGTCTACGTGCTGTTGCCTGCCTGA
- a CDS encoding DEAD/DEAH box helicase: MDTLQLHDQVVLRYQDYIQSFIDIEDDDIRDTVTAKLKEGKLWPSPLVQFNPAFEPGNSVKELVDEGVLHPEVEKVFSGYQLYTHQVEAIRLGAVPTSFVVTSGTGSGKSVTYLGSVFNHLFKDGHGTGIRAILVYPMNALINSQIEELGKFARNYQEQMGKEFPLRYAAYTGQTLREDRIKVLESPPDILLTNYMMLELLLTRQTERNLRDSIYANLRFLVFDELHTYRGRQGADVSMLIRRIRGRSKHAVTSIGTSATMASKGSTADQKATIATVAQTIFGEKFEPDQIIAETLTRSLARDNSVPGAQALASAIQGGVDPTLPEENLALDATAVWLENRIALKEEPLDDGKLRLRRGSPRSLPEIAKELSEASGASADQCAPHLRDLLTWISQVNVDLLAKGKRYTYLPYRLHQFFAQTGSVYATLEPPGTRFITLEPGVRHGAPGESEKLLFPHVFSRASGHTYICVTASLQEHRLTPREFTDQLPPESGHEIGYIIPGGDEIWNPSTDLDSLPTAWLTTSVKHGTRVAKNYDGRMPQRIAYDAKGNYQMGDASDLPFRGWFMTCAPQGLLFDPTAGLFFEGNTNERTKLTTLGNEGRSTSTTITSFLVLQGLDQQGFPVRDQKLLSFTDNRQDAALQAGHFNDFVRVVRIRAAIAKAVTDAGSLTFKELGTRVREALALPLRSFARIDDPDPFPAVRQQFEKAFDNYLLYQAIYDLRRGWRVILPNLEKCALLEVDYVSLAENAGHESGWKSVPWVCDMDVNDRIRFLRTTLDHFRLEYALHSKELLEADKIAESAKDFGEKLRKPWTFEGDNAYLPSFIRIGKLHPRDLRRSSSVSLISAYGKFAKQFLQNCFPDSKIGQKDWDAFIAPFLRALVSAGYLTPLKARAAGGGETDVYRLRIDQILWKAGDGKTVRRDEVKVRTYKPFQEEPNSFFQALYQTDFSKLKNLIGQDHTGQLNNTLRLEREDAFRANWFTEKSPPQIDEDRIRNESISALFCSPTMELGIDIANLSVVHMRNAPPNPANYAQRSGRAGRSGQAALVFTYCSTYSPHDRHYFSDKEGLVAGSVEAPRIDLRNQELAESHLRAFALSEIGMPGVTTSVTEVLDENLPGCPLRPEIVSALTVSEKKKHEIAADFHQLLGPLAPILAAELWHTDEWAVTCVGTLAKDLDRALERWRIMYKEARNTLSRATKDLDAGIHTPQSKEYRNLKRLVDQATTQLALLKNDSKGGHSEMTEFYVFRYLASEAFLPGYNFARLPVRVFVNESATGGDYISRPRLIALREFGPGNIIYHNGDKYAVNQVILPEIASQLRPVRVCTSSGYWLDENDASLDQCPFTSADLTTDKHRKDLPDVLPLTEAKAVPREHITCEEEERRRLGYNIQTYFSVPDGDMSRVLRAQVKAGSDALLNLSCIPAARLIQVNLGDKSKKEEGFPLDLVTGFWKTSTDQPDTENEIRRVRVATHTTADALYIEPVIGLALDGPGVLSLQYALKRAIEHVYQIEPSELGVVGMGETDCPNIFLYEAAEGSLGVLSQLATDVDAFRTVVKRAIQICRYDDKDYEERASYDDLLSYYNQRNHLVLDRFLIRDALDRLASCHIEVKSSTESYDDQYKRLLGEYDPNSSTEKSFLDHLYKHGLRLPDSGQKYCTDIYAQPDFHYKPDTWVFCDGSVHDQPDVMAADTKKRKALKDKGEEVIVWHYKEPLEAVIAKYPEIFKKVR; the protein is encoded by the coding sequence ATGGACACACTCCAGCTCCACGATCAAGTCGTCCTGCGTTATCAGGATTACATCCAGAGCTTCATCGACATCGAGGATGACGACATCCGCGACACCGTCACCGCGAAACTGAAAGAGGGAAAACTGTGGCCGTCGCCGCTGGTCCAGTTCAACCCCGCCTTCGAACCGGGAAACTCGGTCAAGGAGCTGGTCGACGAGGGTGTGCTGCACCCGGAAGTGGAGAAGGTTTTCAGCGGCTACCAGCTCTACACCCACCAGGTGGAGGCTATCCGCCTCGGTGCCGTGCCAACCAGTTTCGTGGTTACCTCAGGCACCGGGTCCGGCAAGTCGGTGACCTACCTCGGCTCCGTCTTCAACCATCTGTTCAAGGACGGCCACGGCACCGGCATCCGGGCGATCCTCGTCTATCCGATGAACGCCCTGATCAACTCCCAGATCGAGGAGCTCGGGAAATTCGCCCGGAACTACCAGGAGCAAATGGGTAAGGAGTTCCCTCTTCGCTATGCCGCCTACACCGGTCAGACGCTCCGGGAGGACCGGATCAAGGTGTTGGAGTCGCCGCCGGACATCCTGCTGACCAACTACATGATGCTCGAGTTGCTGTTGACGCGGCAGACCGAGCGGAACTTGCGCGACTCGATCTACGCAAACCTCCGCTTTCTCGTTTTCGACGAGCTGCATACTTACCGCGGGCGCCAGGGCGCGGATGTCAGCATGCTCATCCGGCGCATCCGAGGCCGGTCCAAGCACGCCGTCACTTCCATCGGAACGTCGGCCACAATGGCGTCGAAGGGGAGCACCGCAGACCAGAAGGCGACCATCGCGACGGTCGCCCAGACAATCTTCGGCGAAAAGTTCGAACCCGATCAAATCATCGCGGAAACCCTCACCCGTTCGCTTGCCCGCGATAACTCCGTTCCCGGAGCTCAGGCCCTTGCCTCCGCGATTCAAGGGGGCGTCGATCCCACTCTGCCAGAAGAGAATCTCGCCTTGGATGCGACGGCGGTCTGGCTGGAGAACCGTATCGCCCTGAAGGAGGAGCCGCTGGACGACGGCAAGCTGCGGCTCCGGCGTGGAAGCCCAAGGAGCCTCCCGGAAATCGCGAAAGAGCTGTCGGAGGCCTCGGGAGCCTCGGCAGATCAGTGCGCCCCCCACCTCCGCGATCTCCTTACCTGGATCAGCCAAGTCAATGTCGACCTGCTGGCCAAGGGAAAGCGCTACACCTACCTCCCCTATCGGCTTCACCAGTTCTTCGCCCAGACGGGATCCGTCTACGCCACCCTCGAACCGCCCGGCACCCGCTTCATCACCTTGGAGCCCGGTGTCCGGCACGGGGCTCCCGGAGAATCGGAGAAACTCCTCTTCCCCCACGTTTTCAGCCGGGCGTCGGGACACACCTACATCTGCGTCACGGCTAGCCTTCAGGAACACCGGCTCACGCCACGCGAGTTCACCGATCAGCTCCCCCCCGAGTCGGGCCACGAGATCGGCTACATTATCCCTGGCGGCGACGAGATCTGGAACCCAAGCACCGATCTCGACAGCCTGCCTACGGCTTGGCTCACGACTTCCGTGAAACACGGCACCCGCGTCGCCAAAAATTACGACGGCCGCATGCCCCAGCGGATCGCCTACGACGCCAAGGGCAACTACCAGATGGGAGACGCCTCGGACCTCCCCTTCCGCGGCTGGTTCATGACCTGCGCCCCGCAAGGACTCCTCTTCGATCCCACCGCCGGCCTCTTCTTTGAAGGCAATACCAACGAGCGAACCAAGCTGACCACGCTCGGCAACGAGGGCCGGAGCACGTCGACCACAATCACCTCCTTCCTCGTCCTGCAGGGCCTCGACCAGCAGGGATTCCCGGTACGGGACCAGAAACTCCTGAGTTTCACCGACAACCGCCAGGACGCGGCGCTCCAAGCCGGCCACTTCAACGACTTCGTGCGCGTTGTCCGCATCCGGGCCGCCATTGCAAAAGCCGTGACCGACGCCGGAAGCCTCACCTTCAAGGAGCTGGGCACGCGCGTCCGAGAGGCATTGGCTCTCCCTCTCCGCAGCTTTGCCCGGATCGATGACCCCGATCCGTTCCCTGCCGTCCGACAGCAGTTCGAGAAGGCCTTCGACAACTACCTGCTCTATCAGGCCATCTACGACCTCCGCCGCGGCTGGCGTGTGATCCTGCCCAATCTAGAGAAGTGCGCCCTCCTCGAAGTCGACTACGTGTCGCTCGCAGAGAACGCAGGCCACGAGAGCGGCTGGAAATCCGTGCCATGGGTCTGCGACATGGACGTCAACGACCGGATCAGGTTCCTGAGAACCACCCTCGACCACTTCCGGCTCGAATACGCGCTTCACAGCAAAGAGCTGCTAGAGGCGGACAAGATCGCCGAGTCGGCCAAGGACTTCGGAGAGAAACTCCGCAAGCCGTGGACTTTCGAGGGAGACAATGCCTACCTCCCGTCGTTTATCCGCATTGGAAAACTTCACCCAAGGGATCTGCGCCGCAGCAGCTCCGTCAGCTTGATCAGCGCCTACGGAAAGTTTGCCAAACAGTTCCTGCAGAACTGCTTCCCCGACTCCAAGATCGGTCAGAAGGATTGGGACGCGTTCATCGCCCCCTTCCTCAGGGCGCTGGTGAGCGCCGGCTACCTCACCCCCCTGAAAGCGCGGGCCGCCGGCGGGGGTGAGACCGATGTCTACCGCCTTCGCATCGACCAGATTCTGTGGAAAGCCGGGGATGGCAAGACGGTGCGGCGCGATGAAGTCAAGGTCCGCACCTACAAGCCCTTCCAGGAGGAGCCGAACTCCTTCTTCCAAGCGCTCTACCAGACCGACTTCTCCAAGCTGAAAAACTTGATCGGTCAGGATCACACCGGCCAGCTCAACAACACCCTGCGGCTCGAACGCGAGGACGCCTTCCGGGCGAACTGGTTCACCGAAAAATCACCGCCACAGATCGACGAGGACCGCATCCGCAACGAATCCATCAGCGCCCTGTTCTGCTCGCCCACCATGGAGCTGGGCATCGACATCGCCAACCTCAGCGTGGTGCACATGCGCAACGCACCGCCGAACCCGGCCAACTACGCCCAGCGCAGTGGTCGCGCGGGCCGGAGTGGCCAGGCCGCTCTTGTTTTCACCTATTGCTCCACCTATTCGCCGCATGATCGCCACTACTTCAGCGACAAGGAGGGCCTCGTTGCGGGCTCGGTCGAAGCACCCCGCATCGACCTCCGGAACCAGGAACTCGCCGAATCCCACCTCCGCGCCTTCGCACTGTCGGAGATCGGGATGCCCGGCGTCACTACTTCCGTCACTGAGGTCCTCGACGAGAATCTCCCCGGATGCCCCCTCAGGCCCGAGATCGTCTCAGCACTCACGGTCTCGGAGAAAAAGAAGCACGAGATCGCCGCCGACTTCCATCAGCTCCTCGGGCCCTTGGCGCCAATTCTGGCGGCCGAACTCTGGCACACCGACGAGTGGGCGGTTACTTGCGTCGGCACCTTGGCAAAGGATCTGGACCGCGCGCTTGAGCGGTGGCGGATCATGTACAAGGAAGCGCGGAACACCCTTTCCCGAGCCACCAAGGACCTCGACGCCGGAATCCACACACCCCAGAGCAAAGAGTATCGGAACTTGAAGCGCTTGGTCGACCAGGCCACGACGCAGCTCGCCCTCCTCAAGAACGACTCCAAGGGCGGCCACTCGGAAATGACCGAGTTCTACGTGTTCCGCTACCTTGCCTCGGAGGCCTTCCTCCCCGGCTACAACTTCGCCAGGCTGCCGGTCCGGGTCTTCGTCAATGAAAGCGCCACGGGTGGCGACTACATCTCTCGGCCGCGGCTGATTGCCCTGCGCGAGTTCGGCCCCGGCAACATCATCTACCACAACGGCGACAAGTACGCCGTGAACCAGGTGATCCTCCCGGAAATCGCCAGCCAACTCCGCCCTGTTCGGGTCTGCACCTCGTCAGGCTACTGGCTCGACGAGAACGACGCTTCCCTCGACCAGTGCCCGTTTACCAGCGCCGACCTGACCACCGACAAGCACCGCAAGGATCTGCCCGACGTCCTGCCCCTGACAGAAGCTAAGGCCGTGCCCCGCGAGCACATCACCTGCGAGGAGGAGGAGCGCCGACGCCTCGGTTACAACATCCAGACCTACTTCTCAGTCCCGGATGGCGACATGTCCCGCGTCCTTCGTGCCCAGGTAAAGGCGGGCTCCGATGCCCTCCTCAACCTATCCTGCATCCCGGCCGCCCGGTTGATCCAGGTGAACCTTGGCGACAAGAGCAAGAAGGAGGAAGGCTTCCCGCTCGATCTCGTGACGGGCTTCTGGAAAACCAGCACCGACCAGCCTGACACCGAGAACGAGATCCGCCGTGTGCGCGTGGCGACCCACACCACCGCCGACGCGCTCTACATCGAGCCGGTCATCGGGCTCGCCCTCGACGGCCCCGGGGTGCTCTCGCTCCAGTATGCGCTCAAGCGCGCCATCGAGCACGTCTATCAGATCGAGCCGTCCGAGCTGGGCGTCGTCGGCATGGGCGAGACCGACTGCCCGAACATCTTCCTCTACGAAGCGGCGGAAGGCAGCCTCGGCGTCCTCTCGCAGCTCGCCACGGATGTCGACGCGTTCCGCACCGTTGTGAAGCGGGCCATCCAGATCTGCCGCTACGACGACAAGGACTACGAGGAACGCGCCTCCTACGACGACCTCCTCAGCTACTACAACCAGCGGAATCACCTCGTCCTCGACCGCTTCCTCATCCGGGACGCTCTCGACCGTCTCGCCTCCTGCCACATCGAGGTCAAGTCATCGACCGAATCCTACGACGACCAGTACAAGCGCTTGCTCGGTGAGTATGACCCGAATTCGTCCACCGAGAAGTCGTTCCTCGACCACCTCTACAAACACGGCCTCCGCCTCCCGGACAGCGGGCAGAAATACTGCACCGACATCTACGCCCAACCGGACTTTCACTACAAACCGGACACCTGGGTGTTCTGCGACGGCTCGGTCCACGACCAACCCGATGTGATGGCGGCCGACACCAAGAAGCGGAAAGCCCTCAAGGATAAAGGCGAGGAAGTCATCGTCTGGCACTACAAGGAGCCCCTTGAAGCCGTGATCGCCAAATACCCCGAAATCTTCAAGAAAGTGCGCTGA
- a CDS encoding ATP-binding protein, whose translation MTVFSDAPAIPPEPVRRTAMEAARERLSGFPVLTITGPRQSGKTTLSRMLLPDAPYFSLEDPDTRAFATEDPRGFLRQAEDGAILDEVQRAPALFSYLQGVVDAERRMGRFILTGSSQFELIESITQSLAGRSAMLTLLPFTLGELQAAGRAPETVDQLLYSGFFPPVHDRPIEPSIWLQDYIGTYLERDVRQILNIHDLATFQRFVQLCAGRIGQLVNISSLASDAGITRVTADSWLSVLQASHLVFLVHPWFSNFSKRLIKTPKLYFCDPGLAAWLLGVRKQEHLTAHPQRGALFENWVMNELLKAQTNRGLKPSLHFLRDKQGREVDALVETSPTEIQAIEVKSGETIASDFFDGLNYWRENLPGREITPWLVYGGAIPQKRTQATVLPWNDASSLFSILSAP comes from the coding sequence ATGACCGTTTTCTCCGACGCCCCCGCCATCCCTCCGGAGCCTGTCCGTCGCACCGCGATGGAGGCCGCCCGGGAGAGGCTTTCGGGCTTCCCCGTCCTGACCATCACCGGCCCCCGCCAGTCGGGAAAGACGACTCTCTCACGGATGCTCCTGCCTGATGCCCCTTACTTCTCGCTCGAGGATCCCGACACCCGCGCCTTCGCCACGGAGGATCCCCGCGGATTCCTGCGCCAGGCGGAAGACGGCGCCATCCTTGACGAGGTCCAGCGGGCACCTGCCCTCTTCTCCTACCTCCAAGGCGTCGTCGATGCCGAGCGTCGCATGGGACGATTCATCCTTACCGGGTCGAGCCAGTTCGAGCTGATCGAGTCGATCACCCAGAGTCTCGCCGGCCGCTCGGCGATGTTGACGCTTCTCCCCTTCACCCTCGGTGAACTCCAGGCCGCCGGTCGCGCCCCGGAAACGGTGGATCAGCTCCTCTACTCCGGCTTCTTCCCGCCGGTTCACGACCGACCTATCGAACCCTCGATCTGGCTCCAGGACTACATCGGCACCTACCTGGAGCGGGATGTCCGGCAGATTCTCAACATCCACGATCTCGCCACCTTCCAGCGCTTCGTCCAGCTCTGTGCCGGCCGCATCGGTCAGCTCGTCAATATCTCCTCTCTCGCCAGCGACGCCGGGATTACCCGTGTCACCGCAGATTCGTGGCTCTCCGTTCTCCAGGCCAGCCATCTCGTCTTCCTCGTGCATCCATGGTTCAGCAACTTTTCAAAGCGTCTGATCAAGACACCCAAGCTCTACTTCTGCGACCCCGGCCTTGCAGCGTGGTTACTCGGCGTCCGCAAGCAGGAACACCTCACCGCTCATCCCCAACGGGGCGCCCTGTTCGAGAACTGGGTCATGAACGAGCTGCTCAAGGCGCAGACCAACCGTGGTTTAAAGCCCTCCCTCCACTTTCTTCGAGACAAGCAGGGCCGCGAGGTCGATGCCCTCGTCGAGACCAGCCCGACGGAGATCCAGGCGATTGAGGTCAAATCCGGCGAAACCATCGCGTCCGACTTCTTCGACGGCCTCAACTACTGGCGTGAGAACCTCCCCGGTCGTGAAATCACCCCGTGGCTCGTCTACGGCGGCGCTATTCCCCAGAAACGAACTCAAGCCACTGTCTTGCCTTGGAATGACGCATCCTCCCTTTTCTCGATCCTGTCGGCTCCATGA